A window of Actinomycetota bacterium genomic DNA:
TGCAGGATGGTGGACCAGGACAGGCCCGCCTGTGCCCCTTCCAGCACGAGCATCTCGAACAGGTGACCGTCGTCGTGGGAGGGAACGCCCCACTCCTCGTCGTGGTAGCGAACGTACAGCGGGTCGTCCCACGCCCCCCACGGGCACCGGGTTGGCATGGAGCGATCGTACCGGGGAGCCCGGCTGGCGCATTGTCGTACCCCCCGTCCTAGAATCGAACACGTGTTCGATCCACGGTCGTTCGTGCACCTCGACGCCCGGTCGTACTTCTCTTTGAAGGAGGGAGCGAACCCTCCGGAGGAGGTCGCGGTCCGGGCGGGCGAGCACGGCATGCGGGCGGTCGCGCTCACCGAC
This region includes:
- a CDS encoding PHP domain-containing protein — protein: MFDPRSFVHLDARSYFSLKEGANPPEEVAVRAGEHGMRAVALTDRDGLYGAVRFVDACRKVGVRPILGATLTVRANGDGDGGGGRALG